The proteins below are encoded in one region of Bacillus vallismortis:
- a CDS encoding cellulase family glycosylhydrolase: MKRSVSIFIVCLFITLLATGGLTAPKASAAGAKTPVSINGQLSIKGTQLVNQDGKTVQLKGISSHGLQWFGDFVNKDSLKWLRDDWGITVFRAAMYTADGGYIDNPSVKNKVKEAVEAAKELGIYVIIDWHILNDGNPNQNKEKAKEFFNEMSSLYGNTPNVIYEIANEPNGDVNWKRDIKPYAEEVISVIRKNDPDNIIIVGTGTWSQDVNDAADDQLADQNTMYALHFYAGTHGQFLRDKANYALSKGAPIFVTEWGTSDASGNGGVFLDQSREWLNYLDSKYISWVNWNLSDKQESSSALKPGASKTGGWPLSDLSASGTFVRENILGSKDSVKDRPETPIQDQPLQEKSLSVQYRAGDGSVNGNQIRPQLHIKNNGNTAVDLQDVTVRYWYNAKNKGQNFDCDYAQIGCENVTHKFTALHKPKKGADTYLQVGFKNGTLSPGASTGEIQIRLHNDDWSNYAQGGDYSFFQTNTFKPTKKITLYNHGKLIWGTEPK; this comes from the coding sequence ATGAAACGTTCAGTCTCTATCTTCATTGTATGTTTATTTATTACATTACTAGCAACAGGCGGCTTAACAGCTCCAAAAGCATCTGCCGCAGGGGCAAAAACGCCAGTATCAATCAATGGCCAGCTAAGCATAAAAGGCACGCAGCTAGTCAATCAAGACGGCAAAACGGTGCAGCTGAAGGGGATCAGTTCACACGGATTGCAATGGTTTGGCGATTTTGTCAATAAAGACAGCTTAAAATGGCTGAGGGACGATTGGGGCATTACGGTTTTCCGAGCGGCGATGTATACGGCAGACGGCGGCTATATCGATAATCCGTCTGTGAAAAACAAAGTGAAAGAAGCGGTTGAAGCGGCAAAAGAGCTTGGGATATATGTCATCATTGACTGGCATATCTTAAATGACGGCAACCCAAATCAAAATAAAGAGAAAGCAAAAGAATTCTTTAATGAAATGTCAAGCCTTTATGGAAACACACCAAACGTCATTTATGAAATTGCGAACGAACCAAACGGCGATGTGAACTGGAAGCGTGATATTAAACCGTATGCGGAAGAAGTCATTTCCGTCATCCGTAAAAACGATCCCGATAACATCATCATTGTCGGAACAGGTACATGGAGCCAGGATGTGAATGATGCTGCCGATGATCAGCTTGCGGATCAGAATACCATGTACGCACTTCATTTTTATGCCGGCACACACGGCCAGTTTTTACGTGATAAAGCAAACTATGCCCTCAGCAAAGGAGCGCCTATTTTTGTAACGGAATGGGGGACAAGCGATGCTTCGGGAAATGGCGGAGTATTTCTAGACCAGTCCCGGGAATGGCTGAATTATCTCGACAGCAAGTACATCAGCTGGGTCAACTGGAATCTTTCTGATAAGCAGGAATCATCTTCAGCATTAAAGCCGGGAGCATCTAAAACAGGCGGCTGGCCGTTGTCAGATTTATCCGCTTCAGGAACATTTGTAAGAGAAAATATTCTCGGCAGCAAAGATTCGGTGAAGGACAGACCTGAAACGCCGATTCAAGATCAACCGTTACAGGAAAAGAGCCTCTCTGTGCAATACAGAGCAGGGGATGGAAGTGTGAATGGCAACCAAATCCGCCCGCAGCTTCACATCAAAAATAATGGCAACACTGCGGTTGATTTACAAGATGTCACTGTGCGTTACTGGTATAACGCGAAAAACAAAGGCCAAAACTTTGACTGTGACTACGCGCAGATCGGATGCGAAAATGTGACCCACAAGTTTACGGCGCTACATAAACCTAAGAAAGGCGCAGATACCTATCTGCAAGTAGGGTTTAAAAACGGAACGCTGTCACCGGGAGCAAGCACAGGGGAGATTCAGATTCGTCTTCACAATGATGACTGGAGCAATTATGCGCAAGGCGGGGATTATTCCTTTTTCCAAACAAATACGTTTAAACCAACGAAAAAAATCACATTATATAATCACGGAAAACTGATTTGGGGAACAGAACCCAAATAG